The Lachnospiraceae bacterium KM106-2 nucleotide sequence GGAACAAATGAAGGATCTACAATAGGTATAGGCAATGCAATACGTATTATTAATAATAATATTACTGGTATAGGGTTTGATATGACAGATGAAATTCAGGATATGTTAAGGGAAGGAGTTTTAAATGCAGTTTTAGTCCAAAATCCGTACACTATGGGATATTTGGGAATGGCTGAAGCTGTTGCAGCTATTAAAAACTATAATACCGGACCAAAATTTATTGATACAGGAGTATCAGTGATAACAAAATATCAGCCTAGGAGACCTTTAGAAAATTAAAAAGGGTTTTTGGTTCATAGTTATTTATATACTGGGAAAGGGAGTTGTTTTGGGATATGTAATGACGATGAATAAAATGATTGTTAGATTTCTAATGTATATATTTATTATTATTGACATAACTTTTACTAATAAGGCTAAATAGGTGTATGGAATGAATGCAGAAGAAAGAGATCGCATTATCAATGATAATTATGCAGATTTATTAATCGAATATAGTGGAGATTACTCTGTACTACAAAGATTTACCAATGCCACATATACAATCATTAATTATTTATATGCTGTTGTACATATACCGGCAGAACAATTAACAATTGATTTAATTGCTGAGTGGGGATATTCAAGCCTTCCTAAAGGTTTTGGGATTATTAGTGAAGCCAGTCTGGAGGCATCCGGAATCCAGAGATTAAGGAATATACCAAATTTCAATTTACGCGGTCAAGGTGTTTTAATTGGAGTGATAGACAGTGGGATTGATTATGTAAATCCGGTTTTTAGAAATGCGGATGGTACTACCAGAGTAGTGTCAATTTGGGATCAAACAATTTATGGTGGTAATATCCCGGAGAATTTCATTTACGGAACTGAGTTTACCAGGGAGGAGATAAATCTGGCTTTAGCAAGTGAGAATCCTTTGGAAATCGTACCAACTACGGATGAGGTAGGTCATGGTACTATGGTGGCTGGTATTGCAGCTGGAAATGTAATGCCGGAAAATAACTTTTATGGGATTGCGACCGATTCAGAACTGGTTGTTGTAAAATTAAAGCAAGCAAAGGCTCCATTAAGGAAATTCTTAATGATTCCGGAAGATGCTGTTTGTTATTCTGAAGTTGATATTCTGTTTGGTATCTATTACTTAATTCAGGTCGCGAACAAGCTGGAAAGACCCTTGGTAATATGTATTGCAGTTGGATCTTCGCAAGGCGGTCACGATGGAAGAGGAATTCTGAGTAATACATTATCATTGATTGCCACAAGACCAGGAATAGCTGTAGTAGTAGCTGCTGGAAATGAAGGAAATGAAAGGCGTCATTATTTTGGTACAGTTAATAGAGTAACCGGTTATGATGCAGTCGAATTAATGGTCGGAGAAAATGAGGGGGGATTTATCCTTGAACTATGGGGGGATTCACCGAGTATATATTCCATCGATATAACATCACCCTCAGGAGAGTATATACCAAGAATCTCTGCCAGTTTAAGTGAGAGTAATGAGATTTCTTTTTTATTTGAACAAACAGTAATTCAATTATTATATATTACAGTTGAAACACAAACCGGTGATCAGGTGATATTCTTAAGATTTGTTAATCCTGCACCAGGTATCTGGAAATTTAATGTTTACGTGAGAGGTGATCTTAATCTCGGTTTCCATATGTGGCTGCCTATGGATAAATTTATATCGGATGAAACTTTCTTTGTTCGTTCGGATATTTTTACTACAGTCCTAGCGCTGGGCAATGCAATAG carries:
- a CDS encoding Ser-type protease; its protein translation is MNAEERDRIINDNYADLLIEYSGDYSVLQRFTNATYTIINYLYAVVHIPAEQLTIDLIAEWGYSSLPKGFGIISEASLEASGIQRLRNIPNFNLRGQGVLIGVIDSGIDYVNPVFRNADGTTRVVSIWDQTIYGGNIPENFIYGTEFTREEINLALASENPLEIVPTTDEVGHGTMVAGIAAGNVMPENNFYGIATDSELVVVKLKQAKAPLRKFLMIPEDAVCYSEVDILFGIYYLIQVANKLERPLVICIAVGSSQGGHDGRGILSNTLSLIATRPGIAVVVAAGNEGNERRHYFGTVNRVTGYDAVELMVGENEGGFILELWGDSPSIYSIDITSPSGEYIPRISASLSESNEISFLFEQTVIQLLYITVETQTGDQVIFLRFVNPAPGIWKFNVYVRGDLNLGFHMWLPMDKFISDETFFVRSDIFTTVLALGNAIAPLTVSAYNDVDESLYLYASRGYTRTEVVKPEITAPGVDIIAPTPGNGFVASTGTSVAAAHTAGAAAILMEWGYVRGNIPRMSTIELKKLILRGARRDPDIVYPNREWGYGILDVYNVFDALRTGIAPR